The following nucleotide sequence is from uncultured Roseateles sp..
CGGCCAGTTCCTGGGCCAGGGCGGCCTCGTCATCGAAGGCAAGCAGGAGGGTGTCGGTCATGGTCAGGCGTCAGAAGCTGTGCAGGGCGTTGTCGGCCAGCAATGGGGCGCTTAGCGGGTCACCGTCGGCAACAGCGTAGCCCGTGTGTTTGTCGGCCTGCTTGCGCGCGAACTGCAGATCGGCCTCGAAGGCGGCATGGATGCGGTACAGCGGCTCGCCGACCTGCACCGCATCACCCAGCTTCTTCAGCAGGTCCAGCCCCGCGCCGGGCACTTGCGGTGCGCCGGCCAGCCGGGCGATGCGCGACAGGCGCAGATTGTCCATGCCGGTGACGATGCCGGCAGCACCGGCCAGCACCTCGAAGCTCAGCGGCGCAATCGGGGGTTGCGGCGAGCGCCTGCCCTGTGCATCAATGATGGCATTCATGCTGGCCAGCGCCCGGCCCGATTCGAGGATGTCGCGGGCGATGCCGTAGCCGTCGCCACCACGCACATCGGGGTCGAACTCAATCATGCGGCCGGCCAGACGCAGCGCCTTCTGGCGCAGGTCGCTGGGCCCGTCGGGATGATTCTCCAGCACCTGCATCACGTCGCGCGCCTCCAGCACCGGGCCGATACCGCGGCCAATCGGCTGGCGGCCGTCGGTGATGACCACGTCCAGCTGCAGGCGCAGATGCTTGGCCACGTACTCGAACAGCTTCTTCAGCCGCTGCGCCTCGGGCATGGTGCGCACCTTGGCGGTGGGGCCCAGCGGAATGTCCAGCACCAGGTGGGTGGAGCCGGCGGCGATCTTCTTCGACAGGATGGAGGCCACCATCTGGCCCGGCGAGTCGATGGACAGCGGCCGCTCAACCGAGATCAGGATGTCATCGGCCGGCGACAGATCGGCCGTGCCGCCCCAGGCCAGGCAGCCGTGATTGGCGCGGACGATGTCGACCAGTCGATCAAACGGCAGAGCCACCTCGGCCAGCACCTCCATCGTGTCCGCCGTACCGGCCGGCGAGGTGATGGCGCGCGAACTGGTCTTGGGGCACAGCATGCCGTGCGCGGCCACGATGGGCACCACCAGCATCGAGGTGCGATTGCCTGGAATACCGCCGATGCAATGCTTGTCCACCACCGGGCCGGCGCCGACCAACTGACGCCACTCCACATGGCGGCCGGCCTCTATCATTGCCTCGGTCAGGTGCAGCACCTCGTCGCGGTCCAGCTCGTACTGGTGGGTGGCGACGACGAAGGCAGCCAGTTCGATCTTCGAATAGCGGGCCTGGGCAATGTCTCGGATGATGGCGGCCAGGTCTTCGCGCGACAGGCGCTCGCCGGCGAGCTTGCGGTGCAGGGCGGCAATCGACCCGGCCGGCTCGGCATGTTCTATCGTCGCCGCATGGCCGTCGATCACCCCCAGGCGGGCAAAGGCCTCTTCGCTCAACCCAAGCTCGCAGCTGCGCACGATGCGCTCGTCATCGACCACATTCAGCACCGCCAGAATGCTCTGCCGCCCGCTGCCGTTGTCGGCATGGATCTCGACCTTGGACAGGGCCTGGAAGCCGGCCGCCCGCACGACCGGACAGTCGCGGTGCAAATAGGCCACGTTCTCGCGCCAGGTGTCGATGCCGACGCGGCGGATCTGGAGTTGGGCTGCAGTCATGGTGACACTGTGGCACAGGCGAAACCGCGCAGCCAGGCCAGCAGATGCGCAAAGTCAAAGGTTTGCGTGTCAAACATCTGCATCATCTCGGCATGAATCTGCATCGATTCACGCTGGAGTTGCCAGCCGTTGATGCGCAGGAAGACATCGACAGAGGCGAAGGCGATGCGCTTGTTGCCATCGACGAACGGATGGTTGATGGCCAGGCTTTCGAACAACGCAGCGGCCTCGGACACGATGTCGTCGTAATAGCCCGTCTGCGGCCGATTGATCGCCGACTCCAGGGCGCCGAGATCACGCGCGCCGGGCGAACCACCGTAGCGCTGAATCAAAACCTCATGCAAGGCCAGCACATCGGCCACGGTGAGGAAGTCACGCAAGCTCACTTGGCCAGTTCGCGGTAGAGCGGGTCGAATTGATCCAGGCTTTGGGCAAAGGAGGCCAACACATGCCGGCGTGCCTGCTCCGTCTGGCTGCGGTCGAGGTAGTCACGCAGGGCTTCGTCGAGCAGGGTTTGCAGCTGGCGGCCCTGGGCAGCGGCCAGTTGGCGCAGGGAATCCAACACCTCCGGGGCCACCCGGGCTGACAACTCCTCACCGAATTCAGCGGACACTTCTGCACTCATCTGCATGCTCCTTGCGATCCATCATAGGCCAACGATGGCAGGCATGCCATGTGGCTCAGCGGTCGAGCGCCTCGGTGATCAACGCCTGCAGGTGCTGAGACAGCGCCCGCCGGTCCGCATGCCTGGCCCCGACCGGCGGCAGCACGGTGACGCGCACGCGCAGGCCGCGGCCCATGGCGATCAGCCACAGGCTTTGCACGATGGTGGTGTCGCCGACATAGACCACCGCCTGGCTGATGGGGCCCTCGGCATCGGAGAAGCGCAGCGCCACCGGCTGCACGGCCGCTTCAGCGGCGATCGCCGCCTGCAGCAGATTGGCGTGGAAGGGCAGGAGCTGGTCCCCGGCGCCTGTCGTGCCCTCGGGGAAGATGCCGACGCTGTCGCCGGCCTGCAGCGCCTCGGCCATCTGGTGGACGACGCGCATCGCGTCGCGCTTGCGCTCACGCTCGATGAAGAGCGTGTCGGCGGCATGGACCAGCGGGCCGACGATGGGCCAGGTCTTGACGTCGGCCTTTGACACGAAACGCGTGCGCGGATGCACCGCATGGATGGCGACGATGTCCAGCCAAGACA
It contains:
- a CDS encoding lysophospholipid acyltransferase family protein is translated as MRTLLACWRLVRVVLHLLHGLWIIKARFPRLDGAGRHRRIQWWAGKFLSVLDVQLDLQGQFKPGSSLIVANHVSWLDIVAIHAVHPRTRFVSKADVKTWPIVGPLVHAADTLFIERERKRDAMRVVHQMAEALQAGDSVGIFPEGTTGAGDQLLPFHANLLQAAIAAEAAVQPVALRFSDAEGPISQAVVYVGDTTIVQSLWLIAMGRGLRVRVTVLPPVGARHADRRALSQHLQALITEALDR
- a CDS encoding thymidine phosphorylase family protein, with the translated sequence MTAAQLQIRRVGIDTWRENVAYLHRDCPVVRAAGFQALSKVEIHADNGSGRQSILAVLNVVDDERIVRSCELGLSEEAFARLGVIDGHAATIEHAEPAGSIAALHRKLAGERLSREDLAAIIRDIAQARYSKIELAAFVVATHQYELDRDEVLHLTEAMIEAGRHVEWRQLVGAGPVVDKHCIGGIPGNRTSMLVVPIVAAHGMLCPKTSSRAITSPAGTADTMEVLAEVALPFDRLVDIVRANHGCLAWGGTADLSPADDILISVERPLSIDSPGQMVASILSKKIAAGSTHLVLDIPLGPTAKVRTMPEAQRLKKLFEYVAKHLRLQLDVVITDGRQPIGRGIGPVLEARDVMQVLENHPDGPSDLRQKALRLAGRMIEFDPDVRGGDGYGIARDILESGRALASMNAIIDAQGRRSPQPPIAPLSFEVLAGAAGIVTGMDNLRLSRIARLAGAPQVPGAGLDLLKKLGDAVQVGEPLYRIHAAFEADLQFARKQADKHTGYAVADGDPLSAPLLADNALHSF
- a CDS encoding type II toxin-antitoxin system death-on-curing family toxin — protein: MADVLALHEVLIQRYGGSPGARDLGALESAINRPQTGYYDDIVSEAAALFESLAINHPFVDGNKRIAFASVDVFLRINGWQLQRESMQIHAEMMQMFDTQTFDFAHLLAWLRGFACATVSP